AACGGCTACGTTCAGGCGACGGCGACGACTCAAGCGGCCTCGGCCAATGCAACCTACCTGCTCTTCCCGAACGTCACCGGTTCCAGCGTCACTTACACCCAAAACGGCAATACGAACAATGTCGGTCTGTGCGGCATTCAAATCGTGGAAACAACAACTGGTCCGATCACCCTCGCCAATAATCTGGTCGTCACCGCCGATTCGACGCTCGATCTTACCGGATTCGCTTCGGGATCCATCACGGGATCGCTATCCATCGGCGCCAACACGCTCTCTGTCACCGGCGGCAGTACGGGAGCCAACGTCCCCTACACACTGAATCTGGGCGCCGTGAACCTTTCCGGAAACGCGACGTTCAACGTGGCCAACAACGGCACGGCCGCCGGCGCCGCGACGCTCGGCGTCGTTGACGACGCTGGGGGCGGCTTCGGGATCACCAAGACCGGCAGCGGCACGCTCATTCTGAAGAGCCCGACCGGCAGCACCTATGCTGGTGCGACGAACGTCAATTCCGGCACGCTCTTGGTCGCGAACATCAGCGGCTCGGCCACCAGCAGTGCGGCGGTCACCGTGGCTAGCTCCGGCACGCTGGGGGTTTCGGCTGCCTTCGGCGCCGGCACGATCAGCGGAGCCGTGACGGTTAGCGGCGGGATGACTAGCGCCAGCATCGGCAGCCAAACGAGCGCATCGCTCACGCTCGCAAACGGGCTTTCGCTCGGCACGGCCGCGAATTCCAGCTTTACGCTCAATGGCACCGGGGCGAACAACACCACCAACAGCAACGCGTTAATCTATGTGTCCGGCGGCACGCTCTCGGTGGGGAGTAACAATTCCGTGACCATCTCGGGATCGCCGATCATCGGCGTATATGACCTATATGGTTACAATAGCGGCCCCACTTCAACCGCCAACTTCATCACCCCGGCTGCTCCCGTCGGCTATGCCTGGTCGCTGGCCGTAAGCAACAACGGCGCGGGAATCGGCTCGTCGAACGCGAGCGCCAACCAGCTCGATTTGGTGATCACCAAGGTGCCGGTTGCTTGGACCGGCGCGGTCAATGGCGCCTGGGACACGACGACCCAGAATTGGGCAATGGGATTGCCGGGCGTTGCCACCACGTATGCCAACAATGATGCCGTCTCCTTCGGCGACACCAACCCGATCAATGGGAACCTGGTGACCAACACGGCCGTGGCCATTCAAGCGGGCGGAGTGACCCCGGCCGCGGTGAGCTTCACGAACACCGGCGCGGCCAACGGCGGCGTGGACTACACGGTCAGCGGCAACCTCATCCTGCCGGCCGGCGCTTCGCTCTCCAAATCTGGCGCCGGCACGGCCACGCTTACCGGCGCTCCGACGTTGGGCAACAACAGCACGCTCGCGATCAGCGGCGGCACGCTGCGAGTCAGTGCTTCGACCGGCTCGGCCAGCGTCGGCACCGGAGTGACGGCCACGGTCTCCAACTCGGCGACTTTGGCACTCAGTGGCTCCGTCTCTGCCTTGGGCACGGCAACCCCAGGCCAGCGGGTCAATATCACCACCACTTCAGCCAGCGCCAGCGTCACGGTCACCGACAGCAATCAACAAGTCGGCGGCATCGACGGGCCGGGGACCGTGAGGGTCTCGCCGGTCACTACGTCCGCCAGCCTCACGGCCGACCACATCACGGCCGGGGCCTTGATCATCGGCGGCGATGCGACTCACTCGGCCCTGGTGACGATCGACGCCTCGGACTCCAATGGCAATCCGCTGGATGGCGGCGGATTCGCGATCGCCGGCTCGCTCGCCCCGAGCGATCCGTTCGGCGCGGGAACGGCCAGCTCCTCGAGCCTGCTGGCCGGCAGTTCGACGTCCGCCGGCTCGTCTCCCGCCGGCGTGAGCTTGGGCGGCGTCGCGGCGGCCAGTGCCAGCCTCGGCGGCGGTCTCTCCGCGGTCCCCGAACCGTCGTCGCTCGTGTTGCTCGCCCTGGGCGGCCTGGCATTGTTAACAGGTTTGCGGCGCAGTCGTCGATAGCGATTCCGGCCGACTCACAAGCGAATACATGCCCGCTCCGCATCGCCGGGGATTTGCTTCTCCGCGCGCCGCAGTCTATCATCCGGGAACATTCGCCCGGTCCATCCCGCCCGCTTCCCGCCCGGAGTAGACATTATGCCTGCCCATTCTCGATTCGTTCTCGCGCCGCTGTTTGGGATCGTCTCGGCGTCGCTCTTATTCTTGCCCCCGATGGCGCCGCGGGCCCGCGCCGATGAGCCGATGCCTCCCGCGGGTTTTGTCGCCATCTTCAACGGCAAGGACTTGAGCGGCTGGTGGGGCGCGACCACGGAAGACCCGCGCAAGTATCTGGCCATGACGCCCGAGCAGTTCAAGGAGAAGCACGACGCCAGTCTCGACGACATCCGCAAGCACTGGCGCGTCGAAGACGGCATCATCATCAACGACGGCGGCGGGCTTTATCTCACCACGGACAAGAACTACCGCGATTTCGAGCTGTTGGCGGATTACATGATGTTCCCGCTCGGCGATAGCGGCATTTATCTCAAAGGCTGCCCGCAGGTTCAGATTTGGGACCACACCAACCCGAAGGAATTCAAGAACGGGGCGCAGAAAGGCTCCGGCGGGTTGTGGAATAATTCCCCCGGCGCGCCGGGCAAGGACCCGCTCGTTCTGGCCGACAAGCCGTTCGGCGAGTGGAACCACGTCCGAATCATTCAGCTCGGCAGCCGCACGACCGTCTGGCTGAACGACAAGCTGGTGGTCGATAACGCGATCCTGGAGAACTATTTCGACAAGGCCCGCAAGCTGCCGATCCCTCCCGCCGGGCCGCTCCAGCTTCAAACGCACGGCGACCCGAGCCGCGCTCACGGCGGCGAGACCCGCTGGCGCAACTTGTACATCCGCGAGATCGGTTCGGAAGAAGCCAACAAGATGCTGCGCGGCAAGGACCCCGAGGGCTTCCACTCGGTCTTCAACGGCAAGGATTTGGAGGGCTGGGCCGGCCCGGTCGATGATTACGAGGTGCGCGACGGGGCGATCGTCTGCAAACCGCATCGCGGCGGCACGCTCTACACCAAGGAAGAGTTCGCCGATTTCGTCGCCCGCCTTGAAATCAAGCTCCCCAAGGGGGGCAACAACGGCCTAGCGATCCGTTATCCGGGGCATGGCGATACGGCCTATCTCGGCATGTGCGAGATTCAGGTGCTCGACGATAACTATGAGACGAACACCGGCGAGAAGATCGATCCCCGGCAGGCCCACGGCTCGGCCTACGGTATGGTCGCGGCCGCCCGCGGCTATCAGCGGCCACTTGGCGAATGGAACTACGAGGAAGTGACGATCAAAGGCCCGACGATCAAGGTCGAGATGAACGGCACCGTGATCCTCGACACCGACCTGAGCAAAGTGCACGACTACATGGGCGGCCACGAGCACCCCGGCAAAGACCGCACCAGCGGCTCCTTCGGCTTCGCCGGGCACAACGACCCGGTGATGTTCCGCGACATCAGCATCATGCCCGTGAAGTAAGCACGGTGTGGCAGAGAACGGCCCCGCGCAGTAGAGTAAAAACATGTCGCCAAAGCTCACCCCTGAACAACGCGAAGCCCTCGACCATAGCGACGGGCCCGTGCCCGTCGAAGATGAACAGACGCATCGCGTTTATTACTTGGTGGATGAGCCGACTCTGAACAGTTTGCGCCAGCAGGAAGATTTGGCCGCGATCCGAGAGGGGATCGCCGACATGGAAGCGGGACGAGTCGCCCCGCTTGAAGAAGTGATGTCGCGCATTCGGACCAGCCTGGGCCTTGATCGACACGGATGACGTACGGCGTCATCATCACGCGACGGGCGGAACGTGACATGCGCGACTCCGCTCAATGGTGGTTCATCGCGGCAGCGACCACCCTGGGCCTAGCCAGACGCGATCGCGGCGCCACCAGTGGCCCGTCCCCTGGCGTTCTGCCGCATCGGTAAAACGATATTGATAGAGCGCGATGCGGATGAATTTGGGAGCGGCGCCGGGGAACGGGTTCGTCTCCAGCAGTCCGACCACGGCCGGCTCGCCTTTGAGCAACTGCATGAGCAGCGACTGAAACCAAGGGCTCGCAAAGCGCGGATCGATGGTCCCAGTCGCTTTTTGGATTTGTTCCAAACGGAGCGCTTCAAACCACATCTGCCAATCCAGACGCGGCTGGTGCGGCGCGTTGAATCCCGGCGGTCGAGACCGATTGCCCGGTTTCCAGCGGAACTCGTAAGGCTTCCAATCGTTTCCGTCGAGGCTCCCTTCGATCAGAATCTCCGGGCGCGTTTCAGTCATCTGCCGGAACAGCCCGTAAGAATTCACCAGACAGAACTGGGTAATGCCCATGCGCGATTCGAGGGGAGTCTGAGGATTCTCGCTCGGCGCCGCGGCTTCCTTCACCTGCAAGCTGCCGAGCACGACCACCAGAGCGGCGAAGGGAACGAGTAAAATGGTCCGCCATCGCGTCGGAGAGACCAGCGCCGGCCAATCGGTTCCGCGGATCCGCCTCTGCAAGAACCGCGGCCAAATCCTGTCGTCGAGCAGTGTCAGGGCCAGGAGTAGCGTCAGCAGATTGAAAAAGTTGTAATTTCCCGTGCCCGCGATTAGCAGCATCAGCAAACTGATACCGCCGAACGCGACATATCGGAGCAGCCGCGGTCCAAAAATGAGCCACGGCAATCCCAGCTCGACGATGAACACGAATACCACCGACAGCTTCTGGAACCACGGCGGCAGTTGTGCGGCGTACCAGCTCGTCCAGATCGGGAGCGGCTGCGTCCAATAGTGGAAATCGAGCGCCGTGAGCGATGCCCACGTGTTGGCGATTGGAAGTCCGTCTGGCCCCTTCTGCCAAACATTCCATGTCAGTTTGACAATCCCCGATTCGAACATCAGTCGAAACAACAGCCACCAGACAAGCCAGATGGCCAGTCGCGGCGGATGCCGATCGGTCAGAAATCGCGAACGCAGCGCGAAGGGCGCGAGGAAGATCGCGACGAATCCCGTTTCCAGCAGCAGAATGTCCCATTGAAAACTCAAAAACGCCTGCCCCGCGTGAAACAACGACAGATAATCCAGCCAGAGCAAAACGAGCGTCGGAATCGGAAGGAGGCCCAGAATCAGCATGAGGGACAGCACCGCTCCGGCTCCGCATAGCAGATGGAGGAAGCCGTCATGAGGGTTGATCCAGGCCAGCGTTGGAAGATTCCAGATTGGCGATGCTGGGGGACTCTGTTGGGAGAAGAAGCGCTGTGCCCGATCGAGGTAGTTGTTTATCGGCAGGATCCCGTGGTCGCCGACGAGGCCGTCGATTTGCGTCCAGAGCGACACAAAGGCGATCAGGTAGATCACGCCCAGAAGCCGCGAAAACAGGGCGCTGGCGACATGGTACGTCGGCGGCTTCAATTCCCTTCCGTACCAGATTCTTCGGACGATCGTCAGCGGCCCACGGCTCGCCGCCGCCAGCCGATAGAGCGTCTCTGCCATCAGGGCCAGCGGCGGAAGCAGAACGTACAGCCGCAACAGCCACCGCTTTCGCCCGCAATGCGCCGCCGCTCGCAGGAACGCCTCCGCGCCGCGATAAACCGTGCCATTGGTATCAACGAAGTGAATCGAGCGCCGGCATTCTCTCTCGCCGATTTTTGGAAACCGCTCCCTGACCTCTTGATATGGTACAAAAGAAACTCGTTGACCGACCGCCCCGCGCCATCGGTCGATGGTAGAGCGACAAATCCCACTCTCTTCATCGAAGACCATCAAGGGGAGATCAGGCGGGTGGAGGCCGCGCGAATTGGGCGTTTCTTGAGGCACGATCAATGACCTACCCGGCCACTCCGAGGCGGAAGTCTACTCGCGGCCGAACGCCGTGAATGCGCGTCTATGAGGTCCCATTTGGAACTCCTCACAAAACCGCCGGGGACTGTCCCCCTTTTGCGCAGTCCGCGGAGCAAAACGGGGACTGTCCCCTTCTCCCTTGCGGTTTTGTGAGGGGTTCTTACGAGAATACTTTGG
The nucleotide sequence above comes from Pirellulales bacterium. Encoded proteins:
- a CDS encoding lipase maturation factor family protein; translation: MPQETPNSRGLHPPDLPLMVFDEESGICRSTIDRWRGAVGQRVSFVPYQEVRERFPKIGERECRRSIHFVDTNGTVYRGAEAFLRAAAHCGRKRWLLRLYVLLPPLALMAETLYRLAAASRGPLTIVRRIWYGRELKPPTYHVASALFSRLLGVIYLIAFVSLWTQIDGLVGDHGILPINNYLDRAQRFFSQQSPPASPIWNLPTLAWINPHDGFLHLLCGAGAVLSLMLILGLLPIPTLVLLWLDYLSLFHAGQAFLSFQWDILLLETGFVAIFLAPFALRSRFLTDRHPPRLAIWLVWWLLFRLMFESGIVKLTWNVWQKGPDGLPIANTWASLTALDFHYWTQPLPIWTSWYAAQLPPWFQKLSVVFVFIVELGLPWLIFGPRLLRYVAFGGISLLMLLIAGTGNYNFFNLLTLLLALTLLDDRIWPRFLQRRIRGTDWPALVSPTRWRTILLVPFAALVVVLGSLQVKEAAAPSENPQTPLESRMGITQFCLVNSYGLFRQMTETRPEILIEGSLDGNDWKPYEFRWKPGNRSRPPGFNAPHQPRLDWQMWFEALRLEQIQKATGTIDPRFASPWFQSLLMQLLKGEPAVVGLLETNPFPGAAPKFIRIALYQYRFTDAAERQGTGHWWRRDRVWLGPGWSLPR
- a CDS encoding DUF1080 domain-containing protein, producing MPAHSRFVLAPLFGIVSASLLFLPPMAPRARADEPMPPAGFVAIFNGKDLSGWWGATTEDPRKYLAMTPEQFKEKHDASLDDIRKHWRVEDGIIINDGGGLYLTTDKNYRDFELLADYMMFPLGDSGIYLKGCPQVQIWDHTNPKEFKNGAQKGSGGLWNNSPGAPGKDPLVLADKPFGEWNHVRIIQLGSRTTVWLNDKLVVDNAILENYFDKARKLPIPPAGPLQLQTHGDPSRAHGGETRWRNLYIREIGSEEANKMLRGKDPEGFHSVFNGKDLEGWAGPVDDYEVRDGAIVCKPHRGGTLYTKEEFADFVARLEIKLPKGGNNGLAIRYPGHGDTAYLGMCEIQVLDDNYETNTGEKIDPRQAHGSAYGMVAAARGYQRPLGEWNYEEVTIKGPTIKVEMNGTVILDTDLSKVHDYMGGHEHPGKDRTSGSFGFAGHNDPVMFRDISIMPVK